Proteins encoded by one window of Maliibacterium massiliense:
- the abc-f gene encoding ribosomal protection-like ABC-F family protein, producing MSLIDIAGLTFCYEGSYDNVFEHVFLQLDTDWKLGFVGRNGRGKTTFLQLLLGKYAYRGSIRAQVAFDYFPYDVPDICARTQQVLKGVCPDAPLWTLRRELSLLKVRQDALARPFDTLSHGERTKVLLAALFCNEGRFLLIDEPTNHLDMAARALLGDYLAQKKGFILVSHDRDLLDRCTDHTLALNRADIQLQHGNFSAWWQNKAMADAFELDQDKKLRRDIGRLAQASRRTAGWSAQSERTKFGQGPVDRGFIGHKAAKVMKRAKAIEARRQQEIAQKATLLKNIEHADALAQHPLPHPKAVLVQATDLCIRYEEQPVCGPLRFTLRQGERLALCGGNGSGKSSVLKLLLGQSVPHSGTLQCASGCKISYVAQDTSFLQGTLHAYAQARGLDESLLLTILRKLDFARVQFEKDMSAFSAGQKKKVLLAASLSEQAHLYVWDEPLNFVDVYTRMQLEDLLLRARATLLFVEHDRAFVDHVATGRIEC from the coding sequence ATGTCTTTAATCGATATTGCCGGTTTAACTTTTTGCTACGAGGGCAGCTACGACAACGTCTTTGAACACGTTTTTCTGCAGCTTGATACCGACTGGAAGCTGGGCTTTGTGGGCCGCAACGGGCGCGGCAAAACCACCTTCCTGCAGCTGCTTCTGGGCAAATACGCCTACCGGGGCAGCATCAGGGCGCAGGTTGCCTTTGACTATTTTCCCTACGATGTGCCCGACATATGTGCGCGCACGCAGCAGGTGCTTAAGGGTGTCTGCCCCGACGCACCGCTGTGGACCCTGCGGCGGGAGCTTTCGCTGCTTAAGGTGCGCCAAGACGCGCTTGCGCGCCCCTTTGACACGCTCAGTCACGGCGAGCGCACCAAAGTGCTGCTGGCCGCGCTTTTCTGTAACGAGGGCCGCTTTCTGCTCATTGACGAACCCACCAACCATCTGGATATGGCTGCGCGCGCGTTGCTGGGCGACTATCTGGCCCAAAAGAAGGGCTTTATCCTGGTATCGCACGACCGCGATCTGCTGGACCGCTGCACGGATCACACCCTCGCGCTCAACCGCGCGGATATCCAGCTGCAGCACGGCAATTTCTCCGCGTGGTGGCAAAACAAGGCGATGGCCGACGCCTTTGAGCTGGACCAGGATAAAAAGCTGCGCAGGGACATCGGTCGGCTTGCCCAGGCCTCGCGCCGCACAGCGGGTTGGTCCGCGCAGAGCGAGCGGACAAAGTTCGGCCAGGGGCCGGTGGACCGCGGTTTTATCGGGCATAAGGCCGCCAAAGTGATGAAGCGGGCCAAGGCCATCGAGGCGCGCCGGCAGCAGGAAATCGCGCAAAAAGCGACGCTGCTGAAGAATATCGAGCACGCAGACGCCCTGGCGCAGCATCCCCTGCCCCATCCCAAGGCCGTGCTGGTTCAGGCCACGGACCTGTGCATCCGCTACGAAGAGCAGCCTGTCTGCGGCCCTTTGCGCTTCACGCTGCGCCAGGGAGAGCGCCTCGCGCTGTGCGGCGGCAACGGCAGCGGCAAATCCAGCGTGCTGAAGTTACTGCTGGGCCAAAGCGTCCCCCACAGCGGCACATTGCAGTGCGCATCGGGCTGCAAAATCTCCTACGTGGCGCAGGATACCTCCTTTTTGCAGGGCACGCTGCACGCCTATGCGCAAGCGCGCGGGCTGGACGAAAGCCTGCTGCTGACCATATTGCGTAAGCTAGACTTTGCCCGCGTCCAGTTTGAAAAGGACATGTCCGCCTTCAGCGCCGGACAGAAGAAAAAGGTGTTGCTGGCCGCCAGCCTCAGCGAGCAGGCGCACCTTTACGTGTGGGACGAGCCTCTCAACTTTGTGGACGTCTACACCCGCATGCAGCTGGAGGACCTGCTGCTGCGCGCGCGGGCCACCCTGCTTTTTGTGGAGCATGACCGCGCGTTTGTCGATCATGTTGCCACCGGCCGCATTGAATGCTAG
- a CDS encoding uracil-xanthine permease family protein: protein MEKNQSTGKMVVLGIQHVFAMFGATVLVPLMTGMDVSVTLFAAGLGTLLFHLITKRKVPVFLGSSFAFITAIIVVADMMSGGAAIGTPEYNVGLQYAGGGIIAAGAMYLILSLLVKVFGVDRVRSFFPPVVTGPIIIIIGLMLAPTAINNIVTENGAGAVALSGMPLLSNWIVAAVTIGVMMCVSVFAKGFFKLVPILFGIAAGYLTAWIFTWCGVPLVSTQAIADAAWVELPKFSLPLFDWKAIAVIAPVAIVTFVEHIGDVSANGAVVGKDFIKDPGLHRTLIGDGLATMLAGAIGGPANTTYSENTGVLAATGNYNPVTLEIAAIFAIFLSFFGKVGGFINTLPHAVLGGISIILYGMIASVGLRTLVENQVDFKKSRNLLIVAVMMVMGLGGAAFQINDIVSISGVALAAIIGIVLNKLLPENIDKTKDKNAA, encoded by the coding sequence ATGGAGAAGAACCAATCCACGGGCAAGATGGTGGTGCTGGGCATCCAGCATGTCTTTGCCATGTTCGGCGCAACGGTGCTTGTGCCGCTCATGACGGGCATGGACGTCTCAGTCACCCTGTTTGCCGCAGGCCTGGGCACGCTGCTGTTCCACCTGATCACCAAGCGCAAGGTGCCTGTATTTTTAGGCTCCAGCTTTGCGTTTATCACCGCGATTATCGTGGTGGCGGACATGATGTCCGGCGGCGCGGCCATCGGCACGCCGGAGTATAACGTGGGCCTGCAGTATGCGGGCGGCGGCATCATCGCCGCGGGCGCCATGTACCTGATCCTTTCGCTGCTGGTGAAGGTCTTCGGCGTGGATCGCGTGCGCAGCTTCTTCCCGCCGGTGGTCACCGGCCCCATCATCATCATCATCGGTCTGATGCTCGCGCCCACCGCCATCAACAATATTGTGACGGAAAACGGCGCGGGCGCCGTGGCGCTTTCAGGCATGCCGCTGCTCTCCAACTGGATCGTCGCGGCGGTGACCATCGGTGTGATGATGTGCGTCTCCGTATTCGCCAAGGGCTTCTTCAAGCTGGTGCCCATCCTCTTTGGCATCGCGGCGGGCTACCTCACCGCGTGGATCTTCACCTGGTGCGGCGTGCCCCTGGTAAGCACGCAGGCCATCGCAGATGCCGCATGGGTGGAGCTTCCCAAATTCTCCCTGCCGCTGTTTGACTGGAAGGCCATTGCGGTCATCGCGCCCGTGGCCATCGTGACGTTTGTGGAGCACATCGGCGATGTGTCGGCCAACGGCGCTGTGGTGGGCAAGGACTTCATCAAGGACCCCGGCCTGCATAGGACCCTGATCGGCGACGGCCTGGCCACCATGCTGGCCGGCGCGATCGGCGGCCCCGCCAACACCACCTATTCCGAGAACACCGGCGTGCTTGCGGCCACCGGCAACTATAACCCCGTGACGCTGGAGATCGCGGCGATCTTCGCTATTTTTCTGAGCTTCTTCGGCAAGGTGGGCGGCTTTATCAACACCCTGCCGCACGCGGTGCTGGGTGGCATCAGCATCATCCTCTACGGCATGATCGCATCGGTCGGCCTGCGCACGCTGGTGGAGAACCAGGTGGACTTTAAAAAGAGCAGAAACCTTTTGATTGTGGCGGTGATGATGGTCATGGGCCTGGGCGGCGCAGCCTTCCAGATCAATGACATCGTCAGCATCTCGGGCGTGGCGCTGGCAGCGATCATCGGCATTGTGCTCAACAAGCTGCTGCCGGAAAACATCGACAAAACCAAGGATAAGAACGCGGCTTAA